In the Mycolicibacterium thermoresistibile genome, one interval contains:
- a CDS encoding ABC transporter substrate-binding protein: MARLRRALVLIAVLLAVGGGVSACGGGTADEIDYAIDGRLTTYNTNTVAGAASGGPQAFARVLTGFHYRGPDGQIIGDTDFGTVSVVGRSPLVLDYEINPDAVYSDGKPVTCDDMVLAWAAQSGRFPGFDAASRAGYRDILTVDCAPGQKKARVSFAPDRGIVAYGQLFDATSLMPAHVIADELGIDVIAAIRTQDAAAMERVAEVWNTIWDLSPDIDLAKFPSSGPYKLDKVTEDGAVVLVANDKWWGAPPQTPTITVWPHSADTGDRISRGELDVVDIAAGSAGTLNLPDDYDASTSPSAGVQQMIFAPGGPLAAPPARRALALCTPRDVLARNAGVPIVNARLNAAEEDAFGVAEAGAEGGQFTAADPEAAREALGGEPLRVRIGYQSPNPRMAAAVGVIAEACTPAGITVEDAATETTGPLTLRDNEIDVLLAGTGGAAGSGSTGASTMDAYTLHSGNGNNLSGYRNERVDGIIDALAVTSDPKEVARLLAEGAPMLWGDLPTLPLYRQQRTIVTSNDMYAVSGNPTRWGAGWNMDRWVLRR, from the coding sequence CTGGCGCGGTTACGACGTGCCCTGGTGCTGATCGCGGTGCTGCTGGCGGTCGGCGGGGGCGTCTCGGCCTGCGGTGGCGGCACCGCCGACGAGATCGACTACGCCATCGACGGTCGGCTGACCACCTACAACACCAACACCGTGGCCGGTGCGGCCTCGGGCGGGCCGCAGGCGTTCGCCCGGGTGCTGACCGGTTTCCACTACCGCGGGCCCGACGGCCAGATCATCGGGGACACCGACTTCGGCACCGTCTCGGTGGTGGGGCGCAGCCCGCTGGTGCTGGACTACGAGATCAACCCCGACGCGGTGTACTCCGACGGCAAACCGGTCACCTGCGACGACATGGTGCTGGCGTGGGCGGCGCAGTCCGGCCGGTTTCCCGGTTTCGACGCCGCCAGCCGGGCCGGCTATCGCGACATCCTCACGGTGGACTGCGCGCCGGGCCAGAAGAAGGCGCGGGTGTCGTTCGCGCCGGACCGCGGCATCGTCGCCTACGGGCAGCTGTTCGACGCCACCTCCCTGATGCCGGCGCACGTCATCGCCGACGAGCTCGGCATCGACGTGATCGCGGCGATCCGCACCCAGGACGCCGCCGCGATGGAACGCGTCGCCGAGGTCTGGAACACGATCTGGGATCTGAGCCCCGACATCGACCTGGCTAAATTCCCGTCGTCGGGGCCGTACAAACTCGACAAGGTCACCGAGGACGGCGCCGTGGTGCTGGTCGCCAACGACAAGTGGTGGGGCGCGCCGCCGCAGACCCCGACCATCACCGTGTGGCCGCACTCCGCCGACACCGGCGACCGGATCAGCCGCGGCGAGCTCGACGTGGTGGACATCGCGGCGGGGTCGGCGGGCACGTTGAACCTGCCCGACGACTACGACGCCAGTACCTCCCCGTCGGCCGGGGTGCAGCAGATGATCTTCGCCCCCGGCGGACCGTTGGCGGCGCCGCCGGCGCGCCGTGCGCTGGCGTTGTGCACACCGCGCGACGTGCTGGCCCGCAACGCGGGGGTGCCGATCGTCAACGCCCGCCTCAACGCCGCCGAGGAGGACGCGTTCGGCGTCGCCGAGGCGGGCGCCGAGGGCGGACAGTTCACCGCCGCCGATCCGGAGGCGGCGCGCGAGGCCCTCGGCGGCGAACCGTTGCGGGTGCGGATCGGGTATCAGAGCCCGAACCCGCGGATGGCGGCCGCGGTCGGCGTGATCGCCGAGGCCTGCACCCCGGCCGGGATCACCGTCGAGGACGCCGCCACCGAGACCACCGGGCCGCTGACGCTGCGCGACAACGAGATCGACGTGCTGCTGGCCGGCACCGGCGGCGCGGCCGGATCCGGTTCCACCGGGGCGTCGACGATGGACGCCTACACCCTGCACAGCGGCAACGGCAACAACCTGTCGGGTTACCGCAACGAACGCGTCGATGGCATCATCGACGCGCTGGCGGTCACCAGCGACCCGAAGGAAGTGGCCCGGCTGCTGGCCGAGGGGGCCCCTATGCTGTGGGGTGATCTGCCCACCCTGCCGCTGTACCGTCAGCAGCGCACGATCGTGACGTCGAACGACATGTACGCGGTGAGCGGCAATCCGACCCGGTGGGGTGCGGGCTGGAACATGGACCGCTGGGTGCTGCGGCGATGA
- the secF gene encoding protein translocase subunit SecF, whose amino-acid sequence MAAEHSDTTTESTAVEAPALDTAAPKQHGFFVRLYTGTGAFEVVGKRRLWFIVSGLILAVAVASIVLRGFTLGIDFEGGTTVSMPATGADGPVAVEEVESIFTDVIGTPPESVVVVGSGSTATVQIRSETLTNDETEDLRTALFDRFQPATPDGTPSRAAISDSAVSETWGDQITKKAIIALVVFVVLAAIYITARYERYMALSALAAMFFDIIVTAGIYSLVGWEVTPAMVIGLMTILGFSIYDTVIVFDKVEENTHGFEHTTRRTYAEQANLAVNQTFMRSINTSLISVLPIVALMIIAVWMLGVGTLKDLALVQLVGVIVGTYSSIYFATPLLVSLRERFDDKVRKHTRRVLNRRERLTSPAADAGGEPDTGADEGAGPARTGTEAAATTVSVPAADKPAPGARPVRPTSSRTGRPAGKRKTRRQ is encoded by the coding sequence ATGGCCGCTGAACATTCCGACACCACCACCGAGTCCACCGCCGTCGAGGCGCCCGCGCTGGACACCGCCGCGCCCAAACAGCACGGCTTCTTCGTCCGGCTCTACACCGGCACCGGCGCCTTCGAGGTCGTCGGAAAACGCCGGCTGTGGTTCATCGTCAGCGGGCTGATCCTGGCGGTCGCGGTGGCCAGCATCGTGCTGCGCGGCTTCACCCTCGGCATCGACTTCGAGGGCGGCACCACGGTGTCGATGCCGGCGACCGGGGCCGACGGACCGGTGGCGGTGGAGGAGGTCGAGTCGATCTTCACCGACGTCATCGGCACCCCACCGGAGTCGGTGGTGGTCGTCGGGTCGGGCAGCACCGCCACCGTGCAGATCCGGTCCGAGACGCTGACCAACGACGAGACCGAGGATCTGCGCACCGCGCTGTTCGACCGGTTCCAGCCGGCCACCCCCGACGGGACCCCGAGCCGGGCGGCGATCAGCGACTCGGCGGTGTCGGAGACCTGGGGCGACCAGATCACCAAGAAGGCGATCATCGCGCTGGTGGTGTTCGTGGTGCTCGCCGCGATCTACATCACCGCCCGCTATGAGCGCTACATGGCGCTGTCGGCGCTGGCTGCGATGTTCTTCGACATCATCGTGACGGCCGGCATCTATTCGCTGGTCGGCTGGGAGGTCACCCCGGCGATGGTGATCGGCCTGATGACCATCCTGGGTTTCTCGATCTACGACACGGTGATCGTGTTCGACAAGGTCGAGGAGAACACCCACGGCTTCGAACACACCACCCGGCGCACCTACGCCGAACAGGCCAACCTGGCGGTCAACCAGACCTTCATGAGGTCCATCAACACCAGCCTGATCTCGGTGCTGCCGATCGTGGCGCTGATGATCATCGCGGTGTGGATGCTCGGGGTCGGCACCCTCAAGGACCTGGCCCTGGTCCAGCTGGTCGGCGTCATCGTGGGCACCTACTCGTCGATCTACTTCGCCACCCCGCTGCTGGTGTCGCTGCGGGAACGGTTCGACGACAAGGTCCGCAAGCACACCCGCCGGGTGCTGAACCGCCGCGAGCGGCTGACGTCCCCGGCCGCCGACGCCGGCGGGGAGCCGGACACCGGCGCGGACGAGGGTGCGGGGCCGGCGCGGACCGGCACCGAGGCCGCCGCGACGACGGTCAGTGTGCCCGCCGCGGACAAGCCGGCGCCGGGCGCCCGACCGGTGCGGCCGACCTCGAGCCGCACCGGACGACCGGCAGGTAAGCGCAAGACCCGGCGGCAGTAG
- the secD gene encoding protein translocase subunit SecD encodes MASPSAPVYPARYLTLFLVILIGTYLLVFFTGDREPEPKLGIDLQGGTRVTLTARTPDGSAPTREALEQAQQIIGARVDGLGVSGSEVVIDGDNLVITVPGTDGSGARSLGQTARLYIRPVIHAIPAQPRSEEGPEESEGPEGSEEAPPADEGAPAIPGLPGLPGAGEQPANPLLPTPGEAPAPGEAPAQPGEAPTPAPGPQPRPYPEQPAPTPEPDPGTPPPAEPAPGTPPPAEPAPEPEPEPAPGTREAIAKRIAAEKELRQNTNPQIQLLALQFQATRCGEEDVLAGNDDPELPLITCSTDGQTVYLLNKSIISGEQIENASSGRDPQRGGEYVVDLQFKGDATDIWADFTAANVGTQTAFVLDSKVVSAPQIQEPIPGGRTQITGRFNAETAKELANVLKYGSLPLSFEASEAETVSPTLGLNSLRAGLIAGAVGLAAVLLYSLLYYRLLGVLTALSLVAAGALVYAVLVLLGRYINYTLDLAGVAGLIIGIGTTADSFVVFFERIKDEIREGRSFRSAVPRGWARARKTILSGNAVTFLAAAVLYFLAIGQVKGFAFTLGLTTIFDVMVVFLVTWPLVYLASKSPTLAKPSLNGLGAVQQIARERRAARATTGQGI; translated from the coding sequence GTGGCATCGCCTTCGGCGCCGGTGTACCCTGCCCGCTACCTCACGTTGTTCCTGGTGATACTCATCGGCACCTACCTGCTGGTGTTCTTCACCGGAGATCGCGAGCCCGAACCGAAACTGGGCATCGACCTGCAGGGCGGCACCCGCGTGACCCTGACCGCCCGAACCCCCGACGGCTCCGCACCGACCCGCGAGGCGCTCGAGCAGGCGCAGCAGATCATCGGCGCCCGCGTCGACGGGCTGGGGGTGTCCGGTTCGGAGGTCGTGATCGACGGGGACAACCTCGTCATCACCGTGCCGGGTACCGACGGGAGCGGGGCGCGCAGCCTCGGCCAGACCGCACGGCTCTACATCCGCCCGGTCATCCACGCGATTCCCGCGCAGCCGCGGTCCGAGGAGGGCCCGGAGGAGTCAGAGGGCCCCGAAGGGTCAGAGGAGGCGCCGCCCGCTGACGAGGGCGCACCCGCCATCCCCGGGCTCCCGGGCCTGCCGGGCGCGGGCGAACAGCCAGCCAACCCGCTGCTGCCCACCCCGGGTGAGGCCCCGGCCCCCGGCGAGGCGCCGGCCCAGCCGGGTGAGGCGCCCACCCCGGCGCCCGGCCCGCAGCCGCGGCCCTATCCGGAGCAGCCGGCCCCGACTCCCGAGCCCGATCCGGGCACACCGCCCCCGGCCGAGCCGGCGCCGGGCACACCGCCCCCGGCCGAACCCGCACCGGAGCCCGAACCGGAACCGGCGCCGGGCACCCGGGAGGCGATCGCCAAACGCATCGCCGCGGAGAAGGAGCTGCGGCAGAACACCAATCCGCAGATTCAGCTGCTGGCACTGCAGTTCCAGGCCACCCGGTGCGGCGAGGAGGATGTGCTCGCCGGCAACGACGACCCGGAACTGCCGCTGATCACCTGCTCCACCGACGGTCAGACGGTCTATCTGTTGAACAAGTCGATCATCAGCGGTGAGCAGATCGAGAACGCGTCATCGGGCCGCGATCCGCAGCGCGGCGGCGAGTATGTGGTGGACCTGCAGTTCAAGGGGGACGCCACCGACATCTGGGCCGACTTCACCGCCGCCAACGTCGGCACCCAGACCGCGTTCGTGCTGGACTCCAAGGTGGTCAGCGCCCCGCAGATCCAGGAGCCGATCCCGGGCGGGCGCACCCAGATCACCGGACGGTTCAACGCCGAGACAGCCAAGGAACTGGCGAACGTCCTCAAGTACGGTTCGCTGCCGTTGTCGTTCGAGGCGTCCGAGGCCGAGACCGTCTCGCCCACCCTCGGGCTGAACTCGCTGCGGGCCGGGCTGATCGCCGGTGCGGTGGGCCTGGCCGCGGTGTTGCTGTACTCGCTGCTGTACTACCGGCTGCTGGGCGTGCTCACCGCGTTGTCGCTGGTCGCCGCCGGGGCGCTGGTCTACGCGGTGCTGGTGCTGCTCGGCAGATACATCAACTACACCCTGGACCTGGCCGGTGTCGCCGGTCTGATCATCGGTATCGGCACCACCGCCGACTCGTTCGTGGTGTTCTTCGAACGCATCAAGGACGAGATCCGGGAAGGCCGTTCGTTCCGGTCGGCGGTGCCCCGAGGCTGGGCGCGTGCCCGCAAGACCATCCTGTCGGGCAACGCCGTCACCTTCCTGGCCGCCGCGGTGCTGTACTTCCTGGCGATCGGCCAGGTGAAGGGTTTCGCGTTCACACTGGGGTTGACGACCATCTTCGACGTCATGGTGGTGTTCCTGGTGACCTGGCCGCTGGTCTATCTGGCGTCCAAGTCGCCGACGCTGGCCAAACCGTCGCTCAACGGTCTGGGCGCGGTCCAGCAGATCGCGCGGGAACGCCGCGCCGCACGCGCCACCACGGGACAGGGAATCTGA
- the yajC gene encoding preprotein translocase subunit YajC, with translation MDLVVFLPLLIVLGAFMFFASRRQKKAMQAMIDLHESLRVGDQVHTTAGLKGTIRAIDDDYVDLEIAPGVVTTWMKLAVRDRIEPQTADTDDVTDVSTSDSTGQDRLS, from the coding sequence ATGGACTTGGTCGTCTTTTTACCCCTGCTCATCGTGCTGGGCGCTTTCATGTTCTTCGCGTCGCGGCGCCAGAAGAAGGCCATGCAGGCCATGATCGACCTGCACGAATCCCTTCGGGTCGGAGATCAGGTGCACACCACCGCGGGTCTGAAGGGCACCATCCGGGCCATCGATGATGACTACGTGGACCTGGAGATCGCCCCCGGCGTCGTCACCACCTGGATGAAGCTGGCCGTGCGGGACCGCATCGAGCCACAGACCGCGGACACCGACGACGTCACCGACGTCAGCACCTCCGACTCGACCGGTCAGGACCGGCTGTCCTGA
- the ruvB gene encoding Holliday junction branch migration DNA helicase RuvB, whose product MSRFDAHAAEQGEPEREVSPALTVGEGDIDAGLRPRSLDEFIGQPRVREQLQLVIEGAKNRGGTPDHILLSGPPGLGKTSLAMIIAAELGSSLRVTSGPALERAGDLAAMLSNLVEHDVLFIDEIHRIARPAEEMLYLAMEDFRVDVVVGKGPGATSIPLEVAPFTLVGATTRSGALTGPLRDRFGFTAHMDFYEPAELEQVLARSAGILGIELGAEAAAEIARRSRGTPRIANRLLRRVRDYAEVRADGVITRDVAKAALEVYDVDELGLDRLDRAVLTALTRSFGGGPVGVSTLAVAVGEEATTVEEVCEPFLVRAGMIARTPRGRVATAQAWTHLGLSPPAGVTAFGQPALFEEP is encoded by the coding sequence ATGAGCCGATTCGACGCACACGCCGCCGAGCAGGGCGAGCCCGAACGTGAGGTGTCGCCGGCGCTCACCGTCGGGGAGGGCGATATCGACGCCGGCCTGCGTCCTCGCTCGCTCGACGAGTTCATCGGGCAGCCGCGGGTGCGGGAACAGCTGCAACTGGTCATCGAGGGGGCGAAGAACCGGGGCGGCACCCCCGATCACATCCTGCTGTCCGGGCCGCCCGGCCTGGGCAAGACGTCGCTGGCGATGATCATCGCCGCCGAGCTCGGCTCCTCGCTGCGGGTGACCTCGGGTCCGGCGCTGGAGCGGGCCGGCGACCTGGCGGCGATGCTGTCCAATCTCGTCGAGCACGATGTGCTGTTCATCGACGAGATCCACCGCATCGCCCGGCCGGCCGAGGAGATGCTCTATCTGGCGATGGAGGACTTCCGGGTCGACGTGGTGGTGGGCAAGGGTCCGGGCGCGACGTCGATTCCGCTGGAGGTCGCGCCGTTCACGCTGGTCGGCGCCACCACCCGGTCCGGCGCCCTGACCGGACCGCTGCGTGACCGGTTCGGTTTCACCGCGCACATGGACTTCTACGAACCCGCCGAACTCGAACAGGTGCTGGCCCGCTCCGCAGGCATCCTCGGCATCGAGCTGGGCGCCGAGGCCGCCGCCGAGATCGCCCGGCGGTCGCGCGGCACGCCGCGGATCGCCAACCGGCTGCTGCGCCGGGTCCGCGACTACGCCGAGGTCCGCGCCGACGGGGTGATCACCCGGGACGTCGCCAAGGCCGCGCTGGAGGTGTACGACGTCGACGAGCTCGGGCTGGACCGGCTGGACCGGGCGGTGCTGACCGCGCTCACCCGCAGCTTCGGCGGCGGCCCGGTCGGGGTGTCGACGCTGGCGGTGGCGGTCGGGGAGGAGGCCACCACGGTGGAGGAGGTGTGCGAACCGTTCCTGGTGCGGGCCGGGATGATCGCGCGCACCCCGCGCGGCCGGGTCGCCACCGCGCAGGCGTGGACCCATCTGGGGCTCAGCCCGCCGGCTGGGGTGACCGCATTCGGTCAGCCCGCACTGTTCGAGGAACCCTGA
- the ruvA gene encoding Holliday junction branch migration protein RuvA, which translates to MIASVRGEVLEIALDHAVIEAAGVGYKVMATPATLSTLRRGGEARLITAMIVREDSMTLYGFPDTDARDLFLTLIGVTGVGPKTGLATLAVYDPPTLRQVLADGDVKALTRVPGIGKRGAERMVLELRDKVGPVAGAAAGAAAAGGHAVRGPVVEALVGLGFSAKQAEEATDKVLADDPDASTSTALRSALSMLGRK; encoded by the coding sequence GTGATCGCCTCGGTGCGCGGTGAGGTGCTCGAGATCGCGCTGGACCACGCGGTGATCGAGGCCGCCGGGGTGGGGTACAAGGTGATGGCGACCCCCGCGACCCTGTCGACGCTGCGGCGGGGCGGCGAGGCACGGTTGATCACCGCGATGATCGTGCGCGAGGACTCGATGACGTTGTACGGCTTCCCCGACACCGACGCGCGCGATCTGTTCCTCACCCTGATCGGGGTGACCGGGGTGGGGCCGAAGACCGGACTGGCCACCCTGGCGGTGTACGACCCGCCGACCCTGCGGCAGGTGCTCGCCGACGGGGACGTCAAGGCCCTGACCCGGGTGCCCGGCATCGGGAAACGCGGCGCCGAACGCATGGTGCTCGAACTGCGGGACAAGGTCGGCCCGGTGGCGGGCGCCGCCGCGGGCGCCGCGGCGGCAGGCGGCCACGCGGTGCGCGGACCGGTGGTCGAGGCCCTGGTGGGGTTGGGGTTCTCCGCCAAACAGGCGGAGGAGGCCACCGACAAGGTGCTCGCCGATGATCCGGACGCGAGCACGTCCACCGCGTTACGGTCGGCGCTGTCCATGCTGGGGAGGAAATGA
- the ruvC gene encoding crossover junction endodeoxyribonuclease RuvC has protein sequence MRVMGVDPGLTRCGLSVIEGGRGRQVTALDVDVVRTPTGEPLPKRLLMISDAVEYWMDTHRPDVIAIERVFSQQNVSTVMGTAQAGGVIALAAARRDIDVHFHTPSEVKAAVTGNGRADKAQVTAMVTKILELQTKPTPADAADALALAICHCWRAPMLARMAKAEALAAQQQRMFRARLKAAPQRTSRGAR, from the coding sequence GTGCGGGTGATGGGAGTCGATCCCGGGTTGACGCGGTGCGGGTTGTCGGTCATCGAGGGAGGCCGGGGGCGGCAGGTCACCGCGCTGGACGTCGACGTCGTGCGTACCCCGACCGGGGAGCCGTTGCCCAAGCGGTTGCTGATGATCAGCGACGCCGTCGAGTACTGGATGGACACCCACCGGCCGGACGTCATCGCCATCGAGCGGGTGTTCTCGCAGCAGAATGTGTCGACGGTGATGGGTACCGCGCAGGCCGGCGGGGTGATCGCCCTGGCCGCCGCCAGACGTGACATCGATGTGCACTTCCACACTCCCAGCGAGGTCAAGGCGGCGGTCACCGGCAACGGTCGCGCGGACAAGGCGCAGGTCACCGCGATGGTGACGAAAATCCTTGAGCTACAGACAAAACCGACACCGGCTGATGCCGCGGACGCGTTGGCGTTGGCGATCTGCCACTGCTGGCGGGCGCCGATGCTCGCGCGGATGGCCAAGGCCGAGGCCCTGGCCGCCCAACAGCAACGCATGTTCCGCGCCCGCCTGAAGGCGGCGCCGCAGCGGACGTCGCGGGGTGCCCGGTGA
- a CDS encoding YebC/PmpR family DNA-binding transcriptional regulator: protein MAGHSKWATTKHKKAIIDARRGKMFAKLIKNIEVAARVGGGDPAGNPTLYDAIQKAKKASVPNDNIERARKRGAGEEAGGADWQTVTYEGYGPNGVAVLIECLTDNRNRAASEVRVAMTRNGGNMADPGSVAYLFNRKGVVILEKNDLTEDDVLTAVLDAGAEDVNDLGDRFEVVCEPGDLVAVRTALQDAGIDYDSAELSFIPSVTVPLDADGARKVMKLVEALEDSDDVQEVYTNADIPDEVLAELDEE, encoded by the coding sequence ATGGCCGGCCATTCCAAGTGGGCCACTACCAAGCACAAGAAGGCGATCATCGATGCCCGCCGCGGCAAGATGTTCGCCAAACTGATCAAGAACATCGAGGTCGCCGCCCGGGTGGGCGGTGGCGACCCGGCGGGCAACCCGACCCTGTACGACGCCATCCAGAAGGCCAAGAAGGCGTCGGTCCCCAACGACAACATCGAGCGTGCGCGTAAGCGCGGCGCCGGCGAGGAGGCCGGCGGCGCCGACTGGCAGACCGTGACCTATGAGGGCTACGGCCCCAACGGGGTGGCGGTGCTGATCGAATGCCTCACCGACAACCGCAACCGGGCCGCCAGCGAGGTCCGGGTGGCGATGACCCGCAATGGCGGCAACATGGCCGATCCGGGTTCGGTGGCCTACCTGTTCAACCGCAAGGGTGTGGTCATCCTGGAGAAGAACGACCTCACCGAGGACGATGTGCTCACCGCGGTCCTGGACGCCGGCGCCGAGGACGTCAACGATCTGGGGGACCGGTTCGAGGTCGTCTGCGAACCGGGCGATCTGGTGGCCGTGCGCACCGCACTGCAGGACGCCGGCATCGACTACGACTCTGCGGAACTCAGTTTCATACCGTCGGTGACGGTTCCGCTGGACGCCGACGGCGCCCGCAAGGTGATGAAGCTCGTCGAGGCGCTCGAGGACAGCGACGACGTGCAGGAGGTCTACACCAACGCCGACATCCCCGACGAGGTGCTCGCCGAACTCGACGAGGAGTGA
- a CDS encoding acyl-CoA dehydrogenase family protein, whose amino-acid sequence MSFSLELPPDLVHIQNWVHEFARDVIRPAAAEWDEREETPWPIIQEAAKVGIYSMEYFAEQAAEPTGLGMPITFEEMFWGDAGIGLSILGTGLAAAALAGGGTLEQQAEYLPQMFGTVDDPKVAAFCASEPGAGSDVGAIRTRARYDKATDEWVLNGTKTWATNGGIAEVHIVMASVYPELGARGQAAFIIPPGTKGFSQGQKFKKHGIRASHTAEVVLEDVRLPGRLIVGGREKFEERIARVREGKSSKSQAAMATFERTRPTVGAMAVGVARAAYEYALEYALQREQFGRKIAEFQAIAFKLADMKSRIDAARLLVWRAGWMARNGKSFDNAEGSMAKLVASETATYVTDEAIQILGGNGYTRDYPVERMHRDAKIFTIFEGTSEIQRLVIARALTGLPIR is encoded by the coding sequence ATGTCGTTCTCGCTTGAACTACCGCCCGACCTCGTCCACATCCAGAACTGGGTGCACGAGTTCGCCCGCGATGTCATCCGCCCCGCCGCCGCCGAATGGGACGAGCGGGAGGAGACGCCGTGGCCGATCATCCAGGAGGCCGCCAAGGTCGGCATCTACTCGATGGAGTACTTCGCCGAACAGGCCGCCGAGCCGACCGGGCTGGGCATGCCGATCACCTTCGAGGAGATGTTCTGGGGCGACGCCGGCATCGGGCTGTCGATCCTGGGCACCGGGCTGGCCGCGGCCGCACTCGCCGGCGGCGGCACCCTCGAGCAGCAGGCCGAGTACCTGCCGCAGATGTTCGGCACCGTCGACGACCCCAAGGTCGCGGCGTTCTGCGCCTCGGAGCCGGGCGCGGGCTCCGATGTCGGCGCGATCCGCACCCGCGCCCGCTATGACAAGGCCACCGACGAGTGGGTGCTCAACGGCACCAAGACCTGGGCCACCAACGGCGGCATCGCCGAGGTGCACATCGTGATGGCGTCGGTGTATCCGGAGCTGGGCGCCCGCGGCCAGGCGGCGTTCATCATCCCGCCGGGCACCAAGGGCTTCAGCCAGGGCCAGAAGTTCAAGAAACACGGCATCCGGGCCTCGCACACCGCCGAGGTGGTGCTCGAGGACGTCCGGCTGCCGGGCCGGTTGATCGTCGGCGGGCGGGAGAAGTTCGAGGAACGCATCGCCCGGGTGCGTGAGGGCAAGAGCTCCAAGAGCCAGGCCGCGATGGCCACCTTCGAGCGCACCCGCCCGACGGTCGGCGCCATGGCGGTCGGGGTGGCCCGCGCCGCCTACGAGTACGCGCTCGAGTACGCCCTGCAGCGCGAACAGTTCGGCCGCAAGATCGCCGAGTTCCAGGCGATCGCGTTCAAGCTGGCCGACATGAAGTCGCGCATCGACGCCGCGCGGCTGCTGGTGTGGCGGGCCGGATGGATGGCCCGCAACGGCAAGTCGTTCGACAACGCCGAGGGTTCGATGGCCAAACTGGTCGCCAGCGAGACCGCGACCTACGTCACCGACGAGGCGATCCAGATCCTCGGCGGCAACGGCTACACCCGCGACTACCCGGTCGAACGGATGCACCGCGACGCCAAGATCTTCACGATCTTCGAGGGCACCAGCGAGATCCAGCGGCTGGTGATCGCCCGCGCGCTCACCGGGCTCCCCATCCGCTGA
- the pdxT gene encoding pyridoxal 5'-phosphate synthase glutaminase subunit PdxT → MSARVTIGVLALQGDTREHLAALDAAGAEAVTVRRRSDLDAVDALVIPGGESTTMSHLLREFELLDPLRARLAAGMPAYGSCAGMILLASEILDAGAEGRAAVPLGGIDMTVRRNAFGRQVDSFEGDIEFEGLDAPVHAVFIRAPWVERVGPGVQVLARAAGHIVAVRQGAVLATAFHPEITGDRRVHELFVDTVISAR, encoded by the coding sequence GTGAGCGCCCGGGTGACCATCGGCGTCCTGGCGCTGCAGGGGGACACCCGCGAGCACCTCGCGGCGCTGGACGCCGCCGGCGCCGAGGCCGTCACCGTGCGGCGGCGCAGCGACCTCGACGCGGTGGACGCGCTGGTCATCCCCGGCGGGGAGTCCACCACGATGAGCCACCTGCTGCGCGAGTTCGAACTGCTCGACCCGCTGCGGGCGCGGTTGGCCGCCGGGATGCCGGCCTACGGATCGTGCGCCGGCATGATCCTGCTGGCCAGTGAGATCCTCGACGCCGGCGCCGAGGGGCGGGCCGCCGTCCCGCTGGGCGGCATCGACATGACGGTGCGGCGCAACGCGTTCGGCCGGCAGGTCGACTCGTTCGAGGGGGACATCGAGTTCGAGGGCCTCGACGCCCCGGTGCACGCGGTGTTCATCCGGGCGCCGTGGGTGGAGCGGGTCGGACCGGGTGTGCAGGTGCTGGCACGCGCCGCCGGCCACATCGTCGCGGTGCGGCAGGGCGCGGTGCTGGCCACCGCGTTCCACCCGGAGATCACCGGTGACCGCCGCGTCCACGAACTCTTTGTCGACACGGTGATCTCGGCACGGTGA